The sequence TCAGGTAGACCAAGAATAATTAGACCAGGAATAATTAGACTAGAAATAATTTAAGAGAAAATCATTAAAAAGTGATGCGTTGGCTCAAATGATTTTACTTTGGTATAGTTTGTATTGCGAATGTTTGCTTTATAAAATGCAGGCTTTTAATTTTCGGAGGTTAAAAACTAATCTATTATGACAAATAAAATATACTGGGGAGTTGCGATGGTATGGCTGACCTTATTGACTCAGTGCCTTCCTAAGGATACCAGAGCCATAGAATACAACAACAAGATTGTTAGCATTCAAAAAAAAATAAATACTGGGTTAGATAGCTTTTACAAAACGCTGGAAAAGGGCGATTCGGCAGCTATAGTGCCCGCGTATGATACATTGGTGAAAACAATCAATGACCAATTGATTGAGGCTAGAAACTTAAAACCTTTGGGCAAAGACAGTACTTTTAAGGCTACAGCTTTGGGGTTGTTTGATGTATATCACCGTATTATCGAGGTAGACTTTGCTCGCATGGTGCCTTTGCTGATGCAAGCAGAAGTGTCGGAAGAAGAAAAAAACTTATTGGTGGATATGGAAAAAAAGCTGAAGAAAGACGAAAAAGCGGCTTACCAAAAGTTTAAAAAAGCGCAACAGGCTTTTGCCAAAAAGCACAACTTTAAACTTGAGTAATTGAATTTGTGCGCTTTTAATTGAGTGGGTGTATCAGGGGAGAGCATTTTTTCTGAAAAAGGTACAAACTATTTTAACCCTAATAGGTACAACTAACCGCATAAACTCAGCTGACGAGTATTTTGGTGCAGGGTTTTCTTATAAAAGAATCTTTAGGAGAATATACCCCCGAAAAACCATATTTCCGCCTCGGGCAGTGTCTCCACGCCCGATCGAAACCTTGTGCTTGCAAGCTTCAGAGGTGTTTCTCACTTTTTATAAGAAAGCCCTATATTTTGGTGGGCGTTTAGAATGGCTTGTGAGGCAAGTGGTTATCTCACCTAAACAAAGTACTCACAAGCAATTTGCAAA is a genomic window of Microscilla marina ATCC 23134 containing:
- a CDS encoding LIC11966 family surface protein; protein product: MTNKIYWGVAMVWLTLLTQCLPKDTRAIEYNNKIVSIQKKINTGLDSFYKTLEKGDSAAIVPAYDTLVKTINDQLIEARNLKPLGKDSTFKATALGLFDVYHRIIEVDFARMVPLLMQAEVSEEEKNLLVDMEKKLKKDEKAAYQKFKKAQQAFAKKHNFKLE